One genomic region from Dehalobacter restrictus DSM 9455 encodes:
- a CDS encoding DUF2953 domain-containing protein, which yields MTILALLTACLIWLLVLALFKINLVIDYTFKNFSSMLKIHYQAALFRSNLEINIPAEMVSTGFLYFLLNSIENIQQNDCQDRKSKNNADSTRKRYRLIMHFLREVVRHYGYSSASIRRLQQGFSKIIRSFYRKMTVHSLQAELELGGRDAAETGYLTGACWTAFGFISARLHRYNPLKQDDFRYRVIPNFTENIFLFRLCCILNLKSSHIIFTGYKFLLMILKNRRTRNYG from the coding sequence ATGACGATTCTTGCACTGCTCACAGCTTGCTTGATTTGGCTGCTGGTTTTAGCGCTGTTCAAAATCAATCTGGTCATCGATTATACTTTCAAAAATTTTAGCAGTATGCTGAAGATACATTATCAAGCTGCATTGTTCCGGTCCAATCTGGAGATAAACATTCCGGCAGAGATGGTCTCGACCGGCTTTCTTTATTTTCTGTTGAACAGCATAGAAAATATACAGCAAAATGACTGCCAGGACAGAAAATCAAAAAATAATGCTGACTCGACCAGAAAACGTTACCGGTTGATAATGCATTTTCTGCGGGAGGTTGTTCGTCATTATGGCTATTCCTCCGCAAGTATCAGACGGCTGCAACAAGGTTTTTCCAAAATCATCCGCTCTTTTTATCGCAAAATGACAGTTCATTCCCTCCAGGCCGAGCTTGAGCTTGGCGGCAGGGATGCTGCTGAGACGGGTTACTTGACGGGAGCCTGCTGGACAGCCTTCGGGTTTATCTCGGCAAGACTGCACAGGTATAACCCACTAAAGCAAGATGACTTTAGATACCGGGTAATTCCGAATTTTACCGAAAATATATTTTTATTTAGACTTTGCTGCATATTAAATCTAAAAAGCAGCCATATTATTTTTACAGGCTATAAATTCCTATTAATGATCTTAAAAAACAGGAGGACTAGGAATTATGGATGA
- a CDS encoding NADH-quinone oxidoreductase subunit I: protein MKKYNQMLYHPDNCLNKKKPYPRECRLCIEACPHKSIGDKKEISIESCTECGVCMAVCPSDGFVDRDMKNLGEFLLENGNCVLNCPMAAPAGYEIACLGMLDRDAWTVLMLLAESKQVRILTGDCSNCQDKQAAAVSQRFYLEVSQQWTDHPGLKLEILPAEEGAAKSDYGPGRFARGRSKKGLKNRLREFGKDRIKAAFPAIEAEESYTIPRTRQWLAETLKQKPNKKVPFQAIRYTDQCNGCGVCTKICPQQALTLKQKENKMLLIYEPLQCVQCGRCVDICGFRALSFAYLMFPFKFLAGKVIVGEANSYYCRECGKQIFIDTDSGLCAACAAHSTNIEGR from the coding sequence ATGAAGAAATACAATCAAATGCTGTATCATCCCGACAACTGTCTGAACAAGAAGAAGCCCTATCCCCGGGAATGCAGGCTTTGTATTGAAGCCTGTCCGCATAAGTCCATCGGTGATAAGAAAGAGATTTCGATAGAAAGCTGTACGGAATGCGGTGTCTGTATGGCTGTTTGCCCCTCTGACGGTTTTGTGGACAGAGACATGAAAAACCTCGGAGAGTTCCTTTTGGAAAACGGAAATTGCGTATTAAATTGTCCAATGGCTGCGCCTGCCGGTTATGAAATTGCCTGCCTCGGGATGCTGGACAGGGATGCCTGGACAGTTTTAATGCTTTTGGCTGAATCCAAACAGGTCAGAATCCTTACAGGGGACTGTTCCAATTGCCAGGATAAACAGGCTGCAGCGGTCAGCCAGCGCTTCTATCTGGAGGTTAGCCAGCAATGGACGGATCATCCCGGGTTAAAGCTGGAGATTCTCCCTGCTGAAGAAGGCGCAGCAAAATCGGATTACGGTCCCGGACGTTTTGCTCGTGGCCGATCGAAAAAAGGGTTGAAAAACAGGTTGCGTGAATTTGGCAAAGATAGAATCAAGGCAGCGTTTCCGGCTATCGAAGCAGAAGAATCCTATACCATTCCGAGGACCCGTCAATGGCTGGCAGAGACACTGAAACAGAAACCAAATAAGAAGGTGCCTTTTCAGGCAATCAGATATACCGACCAGTGCAACGGTTGCGGCGTTTGTACCAAAATATGTCCGCAGCAGGCGCTCACACTGAAACAGAAAGAGAATAAAATGCTTTTGATTTATGAACCGCTCCAGTGCGTTCAATGCGGTCGCTGTGTGGACATCTGCGGTTTCCGGGCTCTGAGCTTTGCATATCTGATGTTTCCGTTCAAGTTTCTGGCCGGTAAGGTTATTGTCGGAGAAGCAAATTCCTATTATTGCCGGGAGTGCGGCAAACAGATCTTCATCGATACGGATTCAGGCCTATGTGCTGCTTGTGCAGCGCATTCCACGAATATTGAAGGTAGGTAA
- a CDS encoding putative signal transducing protein, whose translation MKEPAEQDHKAELEEWILITEAANEIEADIIESILDSEEIPCYKRYNEAGDYLRIYMGMTNFGVGIYIPGNLKEKAEGLLNSMSTQDDQE comes from the coding sequence ATGAAGGAACCCGCTGAACAAGATCATAAAGCTGAACTTGAAGAATGGATATTAATCACTGAAGCCGCGAATGAAATTGAGGCGGATATTATTGAATCGATCCTTGATTCTGAAGAGATTCCCTGCTATAAAAGGTACAATGAAGCCGGGGATTATCTTCGGATCTATATGGGGATGACCAATTTTGGTGTGGGAATCTATATCCCGGGAAATCTGAAGGAAAAGGCGGAAGGCCTTCTGAATTCAATGAGTACGCAAGATGACCAGGAATAA
- a CDS encoding spore maturation protein → MTIISELARWAIPFILFFVPLYGYLHKVPVYETFVEGAENGFKTAVKIIPFLIGMLVSIKVFVDSGALDLLINLLRPLFLAMDWNPDLLGIIPLAVMRPLSGSGALGVATELIHQYGPDSFIGRLASTLQGSTDTTFFVLAVYFGSVGIKKHKYALKVGLLADAVGLIASIWIVSRVFG, encoded by the coding sequence ATGACCATCATCTCTGAGCTTGCCAGATGGGCTATTCCGTTTATTTTATTTTTTGTGCCGCTTTATGGTTACCTTCATAAAGTTCCAGTCTATGAGACATTTGTTGAGGGGGCGGAGAATGGCTTTAAAACCGCCGTAAAAATTATTCCGTTTTTAATTGGAATGCTGGTGTCCATTAAAGTGTTTGTGGATTCTGGCGCCCTGGATCTGTTAATCAACCTTCTTCGACCTCTTTTTTTAGCTATGGACTGGAATCCAGACCTGTTAGGCATTATTCCTTTGGCCGTTATGCGGCCACTGAGCGGTTCAGGGGCCCTTGGGGTTGCAACTGAACTGATCCATCAATACGGACCTGATTCGTTTATCGGCCGGCTTGCTTCCACGCTCCAAGGAAGCACAGATACCACCTTTTTTGTGCTTGCCGTCTATTTTGGCTCAGTCGGCATCAAAAAACACAAATATGCTTTAAAAGTCGGACTGCTCGCTGATGCAGTCGGACTGATTGCTTCAATCTGGATCGTCAGCAGGGTCTTTGGCTAA
- a CDS encoding nucleoside recognition domain-containing protein, which translates to MVNLIWLVMLICGIIVAALNGNIDQVTASALQASELGIEVAIQLMGVMSLWLGIMHIAEKAGLIRHLARISAPLVRKLFPSLRADSPAFGPIVMNLCANILGLGNAATPFGLKAMQELQKENPDQETASPAMITFLALNTSCITIIPATIIAVRMKAGSANPVEIIGTTVFATGCAMASAIIADVLFRKRNGL; encoded by the coding sequence ATGGTCAATTTGATCTGGCTGGTTATGCTGATCTGCGGCATTATTGTCGCTGCCCTGAATGGAAATATTGATCAGGTCACTGCGTCGGCCCTTCAGGCTTCTGAACTCGGGATAGAAGTGGCAATCCAGTTAATGGGTGTCATGAGCCTGTGGCTGGGTATCATGCATATTGCCGAAAAAGCAGGACTCATCCGGCACCTGGCCAGAATAAGCGCCCCGTTGGTCAGAAAACTTTTTCCGTCGCTCAGGGCGGATAGTCCTGCCTTCGGCCCAATTGTCATGAATCTCTGTGCGAATATCCTCGGTCTGGGTAATGCCGCTACGCCGTTTGGCCTGAAGGCCATGCAGGAGTTACAGAAAGAAAACCCGGATCAGGAAACAGCCAGTCCGGCGATGATTACGTTTCTGGCGCTGAATACGTCCTGTATTACGATTATTCCGGCTACAATCATTGCTGTCAGAATGAAAGCCGGATCGGCCAATCCAGTCGAGATCATTGGGACGACAGTTTTTGCCACAGGGTGTGCCATGGCCTCAGCCATCATTGCAGATGTTCTTTTTAGAAAGAGGAACGGATTATGA
- the cls gene encoding cardiolipin synthase — protein sequence MTLSFTELSSHVVTVLYIINILLACTVIFLERRNPTSTLAWILVLFLFPAGGAILYFMFSQNLTRKKMFQLGAEEHLKYAALLNKEIEDLQSGRLTFNDPAMENYKDMILLHQIQSQALFSQDNSVEIFTNGRKKFEDLFRTILEAKDHIHVLYFIIKRDSLGLQLIKILTEKAKEGLEVRLLVDSFGNKLRKDDFQPLIDAGGSVEKFFPSFLSYINLRLNYRNHRKLVIIDGQIGYIGGFNVGNEYINLKKKMGYWRDTHLKITGTAVLSMQTRFLLDWKVASGEKIKHSAKYYPEPAVVGTSGIQIVSSGPDSPHEEIKQGYIKMINSAKKSIYIHTPYFVPDSSILEVLKIAALSGVDVKIMIPNKPDHIFVYWATYSFVGELIKAGAKIYIYNNGFLHSKTIVVDKKIASVGTANFDIRSFRLNFEVNAFIYDVGISENLCKIYNEDLLLCTELTPEKYAKRSGLIKFKESISRLLAPVL from the coding sequence ATGACACTATCCTTTACAGAACTCAGTTCCCACGTTGTTACCGTTTTATATATTATCAATATTTTACTGGCCTGTACCGTTATCTTTTTAGAAAGAAGAAATCCAACCTCCACCTTGGCCTGGATTCTTGTTTTATTTTTGTTCCCCGCCGGTGGAGCGATTCTATATTTTATGTTTTCTCAGAATCTGACGCGCAAAAAAATGTTCCAACTCGGAGCGGAGGAACATTTGAAATATGCTGCGCTTTTAAACAAAGAAATTGAAGATCTTCAGTCTGGAAGATTGACCTTTAATGACCCAGCGATGGAAAACTACAAAGATATGATTCTGCTACATCAGATTCAGAGCCAGGCACTCTTTTCCCAGGACAATAGCGTAGAAATATTTACAAACGGCAGAAAGAAATTCGAAGACCTTTTTCGCACGATCCTCGAAGCCAAAGACCATATTCACGTTCTGTATTTTATTATTAAAAGAGATTCGTTGGGGCTGCAATTAATCAAAATTCTGACCGAAAAAGCCAAAGAAGGCCTTGAAGTCAGGCTATTGGTTGATTCCTTCGGTAACAAACTGCGGAAGGATGATTTTCAGCCTCTGATTGATGCCGGTGGAAGTGTCGAAAAATTTTTCCCTTCATTTCTGAGTTATATTAACCTAAGGCTCAATTACAGAAACCACCGTAAACTAGTGATCATTGACGGTCAGATAGGTTATATCGGCGGCTTCAATGTCGGCAACGAATACATCAACCTGAAGAAAAAGATGGGGTATTGGCGTGATACTCACCTCAAAATAACAGGCACCGCCGTTCTCAGTATGCAGACGAGATTCCTGCTGGACTGGAAAGTTGCTTCAGGTGAAAAAATCAAGCATTCGGCGAAGTATTATCCGGAACCAGCAGTTGTCGGAACGAGCGGTATTCAGATCGTCTCCTCCGGCCCGGATTCTCCCCACGAAGAAATCAAGCAGGGTTATATCAAAATGATCAACTCCGCCAAGAAATCTATCTATATTCACACGCCTTATTTTGTACCTGACTCCAGTATCCTCGAAGTTCTGAAAATTGCCGCGCTGTCCGGTGTCGACGTAAAAATAATGATCCCGAACAAACCGGATCATATTTTTGTCTACTGGGCAACGTATTCCTTTGTCGGGGAACTGATCAAAGCCGGGGCCAAGATCTATATCTACAATAACGGTTTTCTGCACTCGAAAACCATCGTGGTCGATAAAAAAATAGCTTCTGTCGGTACGGCGAATTTTGACATCAGAAGCTTTCGACTGAATTTTGAAGTCAATGCATTTATTTATGATGTCGGCATTTCGGAAAATCTCTGTAAAATTTATAATGAAGATCTGCTTTTATGTACCGAACTGACGCCCGAAAAATATGCGAAGCGTTCCGGTCTGATCAAGTTTAAAGAGTCCATTTCGCGACTTCTGGCACCGGTACTATAG
- a CDS encoding pseudouridine synthase codes for MDCSGDQSERLQKAMARLGVASRRHAEILISQGLVKVNGQTVTQPGFKVTPEDVIEVNAKTYSSGPSEDLVYVMLYKPAGVITSVTDPHQRKTVIDLLGQNIKERVYPVGRLDYDTSGLLLLTNDGELTFRLTHPSFGVEKVYRASVAGNISDQAIRTLESGVHLEDGMTSPAKIKKLSRYKSGNQTEIELAIHEGKNRQVRRMLEQVGYPVFRLRRICFGPLQLDPKMTAGEYRLLTTSEVNALKEAVSIR; via the coding sequence ATGGATTGTTCCGGAGATCAATCTGAACGTTTGCAAAAAGCGATGGCTCGTTTGGGCGTCGCTTCTCGGCGTCATGCCGAAATTCTGATCAGTCAGGGACTTGTAAAAGTGAATGGACAGACCGTAACGCAGCCGGGTTTTAAGGTAACGCCTGAGGATGTCATCGAAGTCAACGCTAAGACGTATTCTTCAGGACCAAGCGAAGACCTGGTCTACGTCATGCTTTATAAACCTGCGGGTGTTATTACAAGTGTTACGGACCCCCATCAAAGGAAAACGGTCATTGATTTACTTGGCCAAAATATTAAAGAAAGAGTCTATCCGGTCGGCAGACTGGATTATGACACTTCAGGACTTCTGCTTCTGACCAATGACGGGGAACTTACATTTCGGCTGACGCATCCAAGTTTTGGCGTGGAAAAAGTATACCGGGCCTCAGTCGCCGGTAATATTTCTGATCAGGCAATCAGGACGCTTGAGTCGGGTGTACACCTCGAGGATGGTATGACTTCTCCTGCGAAAATTAAGAAGCTTTCCCGTTATAAAAGCGGCAACCAGACCGAAATTGAGCTTGCCATTCACGAAGGAAAGAACAGGCAGGTCAGGAGAATGCTTGAGCAGGTCGGATACCCCGTTTTTCGCTTGCGCAGAATCTGTTTTGGCCCGCTCCAGCTGGATCCAAAAATGACGGCAGGAGAATACCGACTGTTAACGACTTCTGAAGTCAATGCTTTGAAGGAAGCAGTAAGTATACGGTGA
- a CDS encoding HD domain-containing protein: MEKLLLKYDDYFLAVARPIIEHDEYQKMKVIPHHHGSVFEHSLDVAYLSYKIAMKFRLDVISTIRGALLHDFYLYKFKKREDKNLLAESYRHSRNHPKIAVKNAQKYFELNKKERDIISNHMFPVGLPRSYEAWVTTIADKSLALTEYTTRVYCFAYLKLYLHLVQKSA; the protein is encoded by the coding sequence ATGGAAAAATTATTATTAAAGTATGATGATTATTTTCTTGCAGTAGCCAGACCTATTATCGAGCACGATGAATACCAGAAAATGAAAGTGATCCCGCATCACCATGGCTCAGTCTTTGAGCATTCTCTGGACGTTGCTTACCTGTCTTATAAGATTGCTATGAAGTTCAGACTTGATGTCATTTCGACGATCAGAGGGGCACTTCTTCACGACTTCTACTTATACAAGTTTAAGAAAAGAGAAGACAAGAACCTGCTCGCAGAAAGCTACCGGCATTCACGCAATCATCCGAAGATCGCGGTGAAAAATGCGCAGAAATACTTTGAACTGAACAAAAAAGAACGGGATATCATTTCCAATCATATGTTCCCGGTCGGACTGCCAAGAAGTTATGAAGCCTGGGTAACCACAATCGCAGATAAAAGCCTGGCGCTGACCGAATACACCACGAGAGTATACTGCTTTGCCTATCTGAAACTGTATCTGCATCTGGTTCAAAAATCTGCTTAA
- a CDS encoding NAD(P)/FAD-dependent oxidoreductase → MVKKVVVIGGGAAGMMAAGQAAFVGAEVVLLEKMTRLGSKIAISGKGRCNLTNAGDISNFVSFYPGNGKFLYASLKEFGNEALIHFFQDYGVETKVERGGRVFPTADDSEVIVKALKKYLERTCVKIRLNQAVKKVMIEDGKVTGVQLAVSDEVLPADAVIVATGGASYPGTGSTGDGYTLAEKAGHRIIKPLPALVPLKTLEKWPKELQGLTLKNTAASIWIDGKKQGEEFGEMLFTHFGLSGPIILTLSRIASKALDQKQKVELKINLKPALTSEQIDLRLQRDFLKYGNKQFKNTLDDLLPQSMIPVMVALSEIDPEKVVNKVTKEERKRLCRLFQELVLHITATLGMATAIVTSGGVDAKQINPATMESRLVKELYFAGEVIDIDGVTGGYNLQAAFSTGYKAGKATARMS, encoded by the coding sequence GTGGTTAAAAAGGTTGTTGTAATAGGCGGTGGGGCTGCAGGCATGATGGCAGCGGGCCAGGCTGCTTTCGTTGGAGCAGAGGTGGTACTCCTTGAAAAAATGACGAGACTCGGCAGTAAGATTGCGATCTCCGGTAAAGGTCGGTGCAATCTTACCAATGCGGGGGATATCAGTAATTTTGTAAGTTTTTATCCCGGAAACGGAAAATTTCTATACGCTTCCTTAAAAGAGTTCGGCAATGAGGCGTTGATTCATTTTTTTCAAGACTATGGTGTCGAAACAAAAGTAGAAAGAGGTGGAAGAGTGTTTCCGACAGCCGACGATTCGGAGGTAATCGTTAAGGCTTTAAAGAAGTATCTGGAACGAACATGCGTAAAAATCAGGCTTAACCAGGCTGTCAAAAAAGTCATGATCGAAGACGGGAAAGTAACCGGTGTTCAGCTGGCTGTCTCCGATGAAGTGCTTCCGGCAGATGCTGTGATCGTTGCCACGGGAGGAGCATCCTACCCTGGAACAGGATCAACCGGGGACGGATATACGCTGGCTGAAAAAGCAGGACATCGGATCATTAAGCCGCTGCCTGCGCTTGTTCCGCTCAAAACCCTTGAAAAATGGCCGAAAGAGCTTCAAGGATTGACGCTGAAGAATACGGCTGCCTCAATCTGGATCGACGGGAAAAAGCAGGGAGAAGAATTTGGGGAGATGCTGTTTACGCATTTTGGTTTATCCGGTCCGATTATTCTAACCTTAAGCAGGATTGCTTCCAAGGCTTTGGACCAAAAACAGAAGGTTGAGCTGAAAATAAACCTAAAGCCCGCCCTTACTTCTGAGCAGATAGATTTAAGGCTGCAGAGGGATTTTCTGAAGTATGGCAACAAGCAGTTTAAGAACACCCTGGACGATCTTCTCCCGCAGAGTATGATTCCTGTGATGGTCGCTTTATCGGAGATTGACCCAGAGAAGGTTGTTAATAAAGTTACTAAAGAAGAAAGGAAAAGACTCTGCCGGTTATTTCAGGAGCTTGTACTTCATATAACGGCGACACTCGGTATGGCGACAGCAATTGTTACCTCTGGGGGTGTTGATGCCAAGCAAATTAATCCAGCTACGATGGAATCCCGTTTGGTTAAAGAGTTGTATTTTGCTGGAGAGGTCATCGATATCGACGGCGTAACAGGCGGCTACAACCTCCAGGCAGCTTTCTCAACCGGCTACAAAGCCGGAAAAGCGACGGCCAGGATGAGCTAA
- a CDS encoding Fur family transcriptional regulator: protein MTVKELNQLLKEKGYKFTSQRQYVFEVVTENQGKHLNSQEIFELVRNRFPEIGVATVYRTLSLLEAMGLIYGVDFEDGFRRYDIVKDDEEHRHHHLICLECGAIKEVEEDLLGTIEENIMKKNKFKVINHRVKFYGYCEKCLAKIERDQRSLT from the coding sequence ATGACAGTCAAAGAGTTAAATCAGCTCTTAAAGGAAAAGGGCTATAAATTTACCAGCCAAAGACAGTATGTTTTTGAGGTAGTAACGGAAAACCAGGGAAAGCACCTGAACAGTCAGGAGATTTTCGAGCTTGTCCGTAATAGATTTCCCGAAATTGGTGTTGCTACCGTCTACAGGACGCTATCACTGTTGGAAGCGATGGGGCTGATTTACGGTGTTGATTTTGAAGATGGATTCCGCAGGTACGATATCGTGAAAGATGACGAGGAACACCGGCACCACCATTTGATTTGTCTGGAGTGCGGAGCCATTAAAGAAGTCGAGGAAGATTTGCTCGGAACAATTGAAGAAAACATTATGAAGAAGAATAAATTCAAAGTGATTAACCATCGTGTTAAGTTTTATGGTTATTGCGAAAAATGTCTGGCAAAGATCGAACGTGATCAAAGATCATTAACGTAA
- the ytfJ gene encoding GerW family sporulation protein — MDEHPIENLMQTAMDSIQKMINVNTVIGDPVETPSGSVIIPVSRVSCGFAAGGSEFSSAEGEKEEEKKNENASKMPFGGGSGGGVSVKPVGFLVVNQNQVRLLPVEGNMIAERIIDEMPNLMDKLSHMVNRKRFHREDGYEERC; from the coding sequence ATGGATGAACATCCAATTGAAAATCTGATGCAGACAGCGATGGATAGTATCCAAAAAATGATAAATGTAAACACAGTGATTGGAGACCCGGTCGAAACACCAAGTGGCTCTGTCATTATACCTGTTTCCAGGGTATCCTGCGGTTTTGCAGCCGGCGGCAGCGAATTCTCTTCCGCTGAGGGAGAAAAAGAGGAGGAGAAAAAAAATGAAAACGCTTCCAAGATGCCTTTTGGTGGAGGAAGCGGCGGTGGGGTATCGGTAAAACCTGTAGGTTTTCTGGTTGTAAACCAAAATCAGGTCCGACTGCTTCCGGTCGAAGGGAATATGATTGCAGAACGTATCATTGACGAAATGCCTAATCTAATGGATAAATTGTCCCATATGGTCAATAGAAAGAGATTCCACCGTGAAGACGGGTATGAAGAAAGATGCTAA
- the ybaK gene encoding Cys-tRNA(Pro) deacylase, translating into MAVNQKTNVVRILESKEIWHEVYEYEVEDGLIDAVSVARKMGFDPERVFKTLVTTGKTTGTNVFIIPGNCELNLKKAAEAAGDKNIEMLKSKELLPLTGYIHGGCSPIGMKKDFPTYLEEMASEYDYIIISAGKIGMQVKLDTAELVKLTDAKLADLV; encoded by the coding sequence ATGGCAGTAAATCAAAAAACGAACGTCGTAAGGATCCTTGAATCAAAAGAGATCTGGCATGAAGTCTATGAATATGAAGTGGAAGACGGACTGATAGACGCTGTATCCGTAGCCCGGAAGATGGGATTTGACCCGGAACGGGTATTTAAAACGCTTGTTACAACCGGAAAAACAACAGGTACCAATGTTTTCATTATCCCTGGAAATTGCGAGCTGAATTTAAAAAAAGCTGCCGAGGCAGCCGGGGACAAAAATATTGAGATGCTTAAATCTAAAGAACTTTTGCCGCTCACTGGCTATATTCACGGCGGCTGTTCCCCTATCGGGATGAAGAAGGATTTTCCGACCTATCTTGAGGAGATGGCCTCGGAATATGATTACATCATTATCAGCGCGGGAAAAATCGGGATGCAAGTGAAACTTGATACGGCGGAACTCGTCAAACTGACGGATGCCAAACTGGCTGACCTTGTATAG
- a CDS encoding tautomerase family protein, with protein sequence MPHIIVKLWPGRSDEQKIALADKMAEAMTEIMGIPDKNISVSFEEVAKEKWTEEVYNTDILAKESLLYKKPGY encoded by the coding sequence ATGCCGCATATCATCGTTAAATTATGGCCCGGCCGAAGTGACGAACAAAAAATAGCCTTAGCCGACAAAATGGCCGAGGCGATGACGGAAATAATGGGAATTCCCGATAAGAATATTTCGGTTTCTTTTGAAGAAGTAGCCAAGGAAAAGTGGACCGAAGAGGTTTATAATACTGACATCCTGGCCAAAGAAAGTCTGTTGTATAAAAAGCCGGGTTATTAA
- a CDS encoding FadR/GntR family transcriptional regulator: MNLKPAKTKRIYEEIVDQISTLVAEGQIKAGDKLPSERDLAERLQVSRASVREALSALEIMGLLEIRSGEGTYIKHVNIASVIAPLPWVLSLEKDTIFEMMEIRKILETQAAALAAERAEYQDLSAMRGSLIEIRKGQNTGRQGYPCDRDFHDAIAKGTKNKMLIHMLHMISDIMHQTLKTNWADTFEKEGMSELLYQEHEEIYQAIEAELPEEAHAGMLRHLERIENEFRKGYE, from the coding sequence ATGAATCTGAAACCAGCAAAAACGAAAAGAATCTACGAAGAAATAGTTGATCAAATCAGTACGCTGGTTGCTGAAGGACAAATCAAAGCAGGTGATAAGCTTCCTTCCGAACGGGATCTTGCGGAGAGGCTGCAGGTCAGCAGGGCGTCTGTCCGGGAAGCGCTCAGTGCTTTGGAAATTATGGGTTTGCTGGAAATCCGAAGCGGAGAAGGAACCTATATCAAACATGTTAATATCGCGTCTGTTATTGCTCCTTTGCCATGGGTGCTTTCTCTGGAGAAAGATACCATTTTTGAAATGATGGAGATAAGAAAAATCCTGGAGACCCAGGCTGCCGCACTGGCAGCAGAAAGGGCTGAATATCAGGATCTTTCCGCAATGAGGGGTTCTCTTATTGAGATCAGAAAGGGTCAGAATACGGGCCGGCAGGGCTATCCCTGTGACCGGGATTTTCACGATGCTATAGCTAAAGGAACGAAGAATAAGATGCTGATTCACATGCTCCATATGATTTCAGATATCATGCACCAGACATTGAAGACGAATTGGGCAGATACTTTTGAAAAAGAGGGCATGTCGGAACTTCTTTATCAGGAACATGAGGAAATATATCAGGCGATCGAAGCAGAATTACCTGAAGAAGCGCATGCCGGAATGCTTCGTCATCTCGAAAGAATTGAAAATGAATTTCGCAAAGGATATGAATAA
- a CDS encoding DegV family protein translates to MRKVKIITDSTNDLSAELLQEYDIDVVPLHVDFGEETYRDGIDLIPARLFQLVEEKKLLPKTAAPSPYAYAECFREYFDQGQDIIVITISAQMSSSYQNAALAASEFPQGRIWVIDSQNLSTGIGALVITAAEYARQGLKAEEISAKIRDSVAKVHVSFVIDTLEYLYKGGRCNVLQNLMGSVLKIRPTIGVENGKMLVVDKVRGEKKKALDKLIENARRDSVDSKQIFITHSLGSEEEAIYLKCALQDIYPYKEILITNAGCVISSHCGQKTIGVIYIRK, encoded by the coding sequence ATGCGGAAGGTTAAGATTATAACCGACAGTACCAATGACCTTTCAGCAGAATTGCTTCAAGAATATGATATTGATGTTGTTCCGCTGCATGTTGATTTTGGAGAAGAAACCTACCGGGATGGCATAGACTTAATTCCTGCAAGGCTTTTTCAGCTTGTGGAAGAAAAAAAGTTGCTTCCGAAGACGGCAGCTCCTTCACCGTATGCGTATGCAGAATGTTTTCGGGAATATTTTGATCAGGGGCAGGACATTATTGTGATCACCATTTCTGCTCAGATGTCCTCATCTTACCAAAATGCCGCCCTTGCTGCCTCGGAATTCCCACAGGGAAGAATCTGGGTAATCGATTCCCAAAACCTGTCTACAGGCATAGGAGCTTTGGTGATTACAGCTGCCGAATATGCCCGACAGGGGCTCAAGGCGGAAGAAATTTCGGCAAAGATCCGGGATTCGGTTGCCAAGGTCCATGTGAGCTTTGTGATCGATACGCTGGAATATCTTTATAAAGGTGGCAGGTGCAATGTTCTGCAGAACCTAATGGGTAGCGTCCTGAAAATCCGGCCGACCATCGGTGTAGAAAATGGGAAAATGCTTGTCGTTGATAAAGTGCGCGGAGAAAAGAAAAAGGCCTTGGATAAATTGATTGAGAATGCCAGGCGGGATTCTGTAGACTCAAAACAAATCTTCATCACCCACTCCCTGGGAAGTGAAGAGGAAGCCATCTACTTGAAGTGCGCGTTGCAGGATATTTATCCGTATAAAGAAATTCTGATTACCAATGCAGGCTGCGTGATTTCCAGTCACTGCGGCCAGAAGACAATCGGTGTGATTTATATCAGAAAATAA